Proteins found in one Actinokineospora alba genomic segment:
- a CDS encoding nitric oxide synthase oxygenase, translating into MTALRDDITPLPARAELRHAAEAFLRQFHAARPKAGPVEPRLAKVRAEIAATGTYRHTPAELAFGARVALKESGWCPEGVPWRGLLVRDLRDIRDSAQVAAECGHHLRMALGDGSIRPVVSVFAPDTPWRRGPRIRNDQLVRYAGYRGDPSGGVLGDRRYVDFTTGVCRLGWRPPLRRGAFDQLPLVIETEGEGVRLHMLPREVIREVALTHPTLPWFAELGLRWHAVPVISNQRLHIGGIDYPAAPYNGVYICRAIGEDVLADDAAYGLARVVAARLGLDTSSERTLWRDRVAVECNRAVLHSFDQAGVTIEHSADVYAPATDYPGHPAFLRGH; encoded by the coding sequence GTGACCGCACTGCGCGACGACATCACCCCGCTGCCGGCCCGTGCCGAACTGCGCCACGCCGCCGAAGCGTTCCTCCGACAGTTCCACGCCGCACGGCCCAAGGCGGGCCCGGTCGAGCCGAGGCTGGCGAAGGTGCGTGCGGAGATCGCCGCCACCGGAACCTACCGGCACACCCCCGCCGAGCTGGCCTTTGGCGCGCGCGTCGCGCTCAAGGAAAGCGGCTGGTGCCCCGAAGGCGTGCCGTGGCGGGGGCTGCTGGTCCGCGACCTGCGCGACATCCGCGACTCCGCCCAGGTCGCCGCCGAGTGCGGCCACCACCTGCGCATGGCCCTGGGCGACGGCTCGATCCGCCCGGTGGTGAGCGTGTTCGCGCCGGACACCCCGTGGCGGCGCGGCCCGCGCATCCGCAACGACCAACTCGTCCGCTACGCCGGATACCGCGGCGACCCGTCTGGCGGCGTGCTCGGCGACCGGCGCTACGTCGACTTCACCACCGGCGTCTGCAGGCTGGGCTGGCGCCCGCCGCTGCGGCGCGGCGCGTTCGACCAGCTGCCGCTGGTGATCGAGACCGAGGGCGAGGGCGTCCGACTGCACATGCTCCCGCGTGAGGTCATCCGCGAGGTGGCGCTGACCCACCCGACGCTGCCGTGGTTCGCCGAGCTGGGGCTGCGCTGGCACGCGGTGCCGGTGATCAGCAACCAGCGGCTGCACATCGGCGGCATCGACTACCCGGCGGCGCCCTACAACGGCGTCTACATCTGCCGGGCCATCGGCGAGGACGTGCTCGCCGACGACGCCGCCTACGGGCTGGCCAGGGTCGTGGCGGCGCGGCTCGGGCTCGACACGTCGAGCGAGCGGACGCTGTGGCGCGACCGGGTCGCCGTCGAGTGCAACCGGGCGGTCCTGCACTCGTTCGACCAGGCCGGGGTGACCATCGAGCACTCGGCCGATGTCTACGCCCCCGCCACCGACTACCCCGGACACCCGGCGTTCCTGCGTGGGCACTGA
- a CDS encoding PadR family transcriptional regulator, with translation MLEFAILGLLHEAPMHGYELRKRLYDLLGTLRTFSYGSLYPTLRRLLRAGLIAEETPDDEAARTWNRRAKRVYKLTAEGKERFATLLADAGPQTWDDEGFGVHMAFFSRTPAEVRMRILEGRRRRVEERREGLRSSMARAGEQIDRYTRELHRLGLETSEREVRWLNELIAHEQQEQRGSD, from the coding sequence ATGCTCGAGTTCGCGATTCTCGGGCTTCTTCACGAGGCCCCGATGCACGGGTACGAGCTCCGCAAGCGGTTGTACGACCTGCTCGGCACGTTGCGCACGTTCTCTTATGGCTCGCTCTACCCGACTCTGCGGCGGCTGCTGCGGGCCGGGCTGATCGCCGAGGAGACACCGGACGACGAGGCCGCGAGGACGTGGAACAGGCGCGCGAAGCGGGTCTACAAGCTCACCGCGGAAGGCAAGGAGCGGTTCGCCACGCTGCTCGCCGACGCGGGTCCGCAGACCTGGGACGACGAGGGATTCGGCGTCCACATGGCGTTCTTCTCGCGGACTCCGGCCGAGGTCAGGATGCGAATCCTGGAAGGCAGGCGCCGTCGGGTCGAGGAGCGCAGGGAAGGTCTGCGCTCGTCGATGGCCCGCGCGGGCGAGCAGATCGACAGGTACACCAGGGAGCTGCACCGGCTCGGCCTGGAGACCAGTGAGCGCGAGGTGCGGTGGCTCAACGAGCTGATCGCGCATGAGCAGCAGGAACAGCGCGGCTCCGACTGA
- a CDS encoding amidohydrolase family protein, whose amino-acid sequence MSLRLRAPIVLPCDAACSVLRDAVVDIDTDGRIVHCGPFADAPAFDAPVRELTGILLPGLVNTHAHSPMTVLRGMGDNLPLIRWLTEAIWPAEGKMTRQDVHDGMVLGSVEMLRAGVTTSAEMYFHGEEVAQAALDTGARVVLAPAILDGLGMDWRKMLADISAWIDADGVRFGPGERVELGYGPHSAYTLPPEALTEVGAAARERGALIQIHVAESTQEDEVQRANHGSVPALLASSGLLGGRVLAAHSVHLSDEDIALFAANRVGVAHCPGSNMKLASGIARLRDLRAADVAVGVGTDGPASNDDLDLWEDVRLAAMLSRVSTMDSTAMGAADALLLATRCGAEALHRNDIGALEPGRWADVVHVGLDDPAFAAGLDVPDTHLLANLIWAAGSRTVRDVWVAGEQVVADGETTRVDRREAQATAGKVTKRLLG is encoded by the coding sequence ATGAGCCTGCGTCTGCGCGCCCCGATCGTCCTGCCCTGCGATGCCGCCTGCTCGGTGCTGCGCGATGCCGTGGTCGACATCGACACGGACGGCCGGATCGTCCACTGTGGACCCTTCGCCGACGCGCCCGCGTTCGACGCACCGGTGCGCGAGCTGACCGGCATCCTGCTGCCCGGGTTGGTCAACACCCACGCGCACAGCCCGATGACCGTCCTGCGCGGCATGGGCGACAACCTGCCCCTGATCCGCTGGCTCACCGAGGCCATCTGGCCCGCCGAGGGCAAGATGACCCGCCAGGACGTGCACGACGGCATGGTCCTGGGCTCGGTCGAGATGCTCCGCGCGGGCGTGACGACCAGCGCCGAGATGTACTTCCACGGCGAAGAGGTCGCCCAGGCGGCGCTCGACACCGGCGCCCGGGTCGTGCTCGCGCCCGCGATCCTCGACGGGCTCGGGATGGACTGGCGCAAGATGCTCGCCGACATCTCCGCCTGGATCGACGCCGACGGTGTCCGCTTCGGCCCAGGTGAGCGCGTCGAACTGGGCTATGGACCGCACTCGGCGTACACGCTGCCGCCGGAGGCGCTCACCGAGGTCGGCGCCGCCGCCCGCGAGCGCGGCGCCCTCATCCAGATCCATGTCGCGGAGTCGACGCAGGAGGACGAGGTCCAGCGGGCGAACCACGGGTCGGTCCCCGCCCTGCTCGCGTCGTCCGGCCTGCTCGGCGGCCGGGTGCTCGCCGCGCACTCGGTGCACCTGTCGGATGAGGACATCGCGCTGTTCGCGGCGAACCGGGTCGGCGTGGCGCACTGCCCGGGCTCGAACATGAAGCTGGCCTCCGGCATCGCCCGCCTACGAGACCTGCGCGCGGCGGACGTCGCGGTCGGCGTCGGCACGGACGGCCCGGCGAGCAACGACGACCTGGACCTCTGGGAGGACGTCCGCCTCGCCGCGATGCTGTCCCGAGTCTCCACAATGGACTCCACCGCCATGGGCGCCGCCGACGCCCTGCTGCTGGCCACCCGCTGCGGCGCCGAAGCCTTGCACCGCAACGACATCGGCGCCTTGGAACCGGGCCGCTGGGCGGACGTCGTGCATGTCGGCCTGGACGACCCGGCGTTCGCGGCGGGCCTGGACGTGCCGGACACCCACTTGCTGGCCAACCTCATCTGGGCCGCGGGCTCCCGGACGGTGCGGGATGTGTGGGTGGCGGGCGAGCAGGTGGTGGCCGATGGCGAGACCACCCGCGTCGACCGCCGCGAGGCCCAGGCGACGGCCGGAAAGGTCACCAAGCGGCTGCTGGGCTGA
- a CDS encoding transglycosylase domain-containing protein → MNDHSDHRRREPEWPSGDEPDRGTGAEQSVERTGFWSPLWEEEDEAGRPRGGGPDAAGRPGPYPGPGGHEDFPGRPAPEDFNAPGAPVRPRDDFGAPGRGPGGPGGPVPPGGRGPGGPGGFGAAGAAAAGGLAAGGPAGAAGPGAGIPGAAGRGAPRIPGAPGGPGGPGMPGGPNGPNGPGNFPGPDGPGGGFPGGPGATRALNAPGEQPTMAVPPMSGDRRLPPGSRPIPPHDPGEDPTIYLHQNPGHSRGEPALLTHREPDYEDDYDDDYGPEDEDPLTDTEARALRRKKIWRRVRRTAYVGTALGIIIPVLAFFITYQMVEVESPQELAAKQDQAVTLLWADGSEITKLAASGANRQLLTYDQMPDIMRKAVYAAEDASFETNAGFDMTGILRAVWNQVSGGEGGGSTISQQYVKKASGDEDKTLTRKWTELVKSYKMNETYSKPDIITAYLNTIYFGRGAYGVAAAAKAYYNIDDLMTINKSQAALLAGMIQTPSRHKDTQYQLDRWTYVTGRMIANNWMTEAERQEMPFTPPVPLEETKGEGLSAPLKGRLPDLVFAELRKLGIDEDTVRRHGYKIQLTLDKTAQSLAEQAVTDVMQGQPAALHPGLVAVDPKTGHIRAYYPNSNGSGTDWAAAVQEPGSSFKPFDLVGLLKKDKGLYETYDSSPKAFGGSKVIKNASRPGCGECTVAQAMKESLNVVFSDMVYNDVKPKGVAEAAAQAGVRSPLDKAVGDINIAIGGGDTQVSTVDMASAYATFAANGVYRAPHLVSKVEKPDGTIVLDDKNRPEYQETFAFDQDQEKNQKIARNVTEALLPIPKSSGIPCAGDRLCAGKTGTHQYQDTPDNSKAWMVGYTPQLSTAVSLSGDKDNGYKLRDAKNGIIYGGGLPGKIWKKFMDSYHQQFKLPKENFGKFVAIGKPEYKEPPSTTNPPTTTTPPTEQTKPTKSTDPSESTEPTTTTTRSRPTRPTSEPGLPLPGSNW, encoded by the coding sequence GTGAACGACCACAGTGACCACCGCCGCCGCGAGCCCGAGTGGCCCTCCGGGGACGAACCGGACCGGGGCACCGGCGCCGAGCAGTCCGTCGAGCGCACGGGCTTCTGGAGCCCGCTGTGGGAGGAAGAGGACGAAGCGGGCCGCCCCCGTGGCGGCGGCCCCGACGCCGCGGGCAGGCCAGGCCCCTACCCGGGCCCTGGCGGACACGAGGACTTCCCGGGCCGTCCGGCACCTGAGGACTTCAACGCACCCGGGGCACCAGTCCGTCCCCGCGACGACTTCGGCGCGCCCGGCCGTGGACCCGGTGGCCCAGGCGGCCCGGTGCCACCGGGCGGGCGTGGCCCCGGCGGACCCGGTGGGTTCGGCGCGGCAGGCGCCGCCGCCGCGGGTGGCTTGGCGGCAGGCGGGCCAGCAGGCGCGGCCGGACCCGGCGCGGGCATCCCCGGTGCGGCGGGTCGCGGCGCTCCGCGTATCCCCGGCGCGCCCGGTGGACCTGGTGGTCCCGGCATGCCCGGTGGTCCCAACGGCCCGAACGGGCCCGGCAACTTCCCCGGTCCCGACGGACCCGGTGGCGGGTTCCCCGGCGGTCCCGGCGCGACGCGTGCACTGAACGCACCGGGTGAGCAGCCCACGATGGCCGTTCCCCCCATGTCCGGCGACCGCCGCCTGCCTCCCGGCAGCCGCCCGATACCCCCACATGATCCAGGCGAGGACCCGACCATCTACCTGCACCAGAACCCCGGCCACTCCCGGGGCGAGCCCGCGCTGCTCACCCACCGCGAGCCGGACTACGAAGACGACTACGACGACGATTACGGCCCCGAGGACGAAGACCCGCTGACCGACACGGAGGCTCGCGCACTTCGTCGCAAGAAGATCTGGCGACGGGTCCGGCGCACGGCCTACGTCGGCACGGCGCTCGGGATCATCATCCCGGTGCTGGCCTTCTTCATCACCTACCAGATGGTGGAGGTGGAGAGCCCCCAGGAACTGGCCGCCAAGCAGGACCAGGCCGTCACGCTGCTTTGGGCCGACGGCAGCGAGATCACCAAGCTCGCCGCGTCGGGCGCCAACCGGCAGCTGCTCACCTATGACCAGATGCCGGACATCATGCGCAAGGCCGTCTACGCGGCCGAGGACGCGTCGTTCGAGACCAACGCCGGTTTCGACATGACCGGCATCCTGCGCGCGGTCTGGAACCAGGTCAGCGGTGGCGAGGGCGGCGGTTCGACGATCTCGCAGCAGTACGTCAAGAAGGCCAGCGGCGACGAGGACAAGACGCTGACCCGCAAGTGGACCGAGCTGGTCAAGTCCTACAAGATGAACGAGACGTACTCCAAGCCGGACATCATCACCGCGTACCTGAACACGATCTACTTCGGTCGTGGCGCCTACGGTGTGGCCGCGGCGGCTAAGGCGTACTACAACATCGACGACCTGATGACGATCAACAAGTCGCAGGCCGCGTTGCTCGCGGGCATGATCCAGACGCCCTCGCGGCACAAGGACACCCAGTACCAGCTCGACCGCTGGACGTACGTGACCGGCCGGATGATCGCCAACAACTGGATGACCGAGGCCGAGCGCCAGGAGATGCCGTTCACGCCTCCGGTGCCGCTCGAGGAGACCAAGGGCGAGGGCCTGTCCGCTCCGCTCAAGGGTCGACTCCCCGACCTGGTCTTCGCGGAGCTCAGGAAGCTCGGCATCGATGAGGACACGGTCCGCAGGCACGGCTACAAGATCCAGCTCACGCTCGACAAGACCGCTCAGTCGCTCGCCGAGCAGGCAGTCACCGACGTGATGCAGGGCCAGCCCGCGGCGCTGCACCCCGGCTTGGTCGCGGTCGATCCGAAGACCGGACACATCAGGGCGTACTACCCGAACTCGAACGGGTCAGGCACGGACTGGGCGGCGGCGGTCCAGGAACCGGGCTCCTCCTTCAAGCCGTTCGACCTGGTCGGGCTCCTCAAGAAGGACAAGGGCCTCTACGAGACATACGACAGCTCGCCCAAGGCGTTCGGTGGAAGCAAGGTCATCAAGAACGCCTCGAGGCCGGGCTGTGGTGAGTGCACCGTCGCGCAGGCGATGAAGGAATCACTCAACGTCGTGTTCAGCGACATGGTCTACAACGACGTCAAGCCCAAGGGAGTCGCCGAAGCGGCCGCCCAGGCAGGCGTGCGCTCACCGCTGGACAAGGCAGTCGGCGACATCAACATCGCGATCGGGGGTGGCGACACCCAGGTCAGCACGGTCGACATGGCCTCGGCCTATGCGACGTTCGCCGCGAACGGCGTCTACCGGGCGCCGCATCTTGTCTCGAAGGTGGAGAAGCCGGACGGCACGATCGTCCTCGACGACAAGAACCGCCCGGAGTACCAGGAGACGTTCGCGTTCGACCAGGACCAGGAGAAGAACCAGAAGATCGCCCGCAACGTCACCGAGGCGTTGCTGCCGATCCCGAAGTCCTCGGGCATCCCGTGCGCGGGCGACCGGCTGTGCGCGGGCAAGACCGGAACCCACCAGTACCAGGACACGCCGGACAACTCGAAGGCCTGGATGGTGGGGTACACACCGCAACTTTCGACCGCGGTGTCGCTCAGCGGTGACAAGGACAACGGCTACAAACTCAGGGACGCGAAGAACGGCATCATTTACGGCGGCGGGTTGCCGGGCAAGATCTGGAAGAAGTTCATGGACAGCTATCACCAGCAGTTCAAGCTTCCGAAGGAGAACTTCGGCAAGTTCGTAGCGATCGGCAAGCCCGAGTACAAGGAGCCGCCGAGCACCACCAACCCGCCGACAACCACGACGCCGCCGACCGAGCAGACCAAGCCGACGAAGTCGACGGACCCGAGCGAGTCGACCGAGCCGACGACCACGACCACCCGGTCGCGGCCGACCCGGCCGACGTCGGAACCCGGGCTTCCGCTTCCCGGCAGCAACTGGTAG
- a CDS encoding inositol-3-phosphate synthase, with protein sequence MGENRQSVRVAIVGVGNCAASLVQGVHYYRDADPAARVPGLMHVQFGDYHVRDIEFVAAFDVDAKKVGRDLSEAIVASENNTIKICDVPPTGVTVQRGHTLDGLGEFYREIITESDEEPADVVATLREAEVDVLVSYLPVGSEDADRFYAQCAIDAGVAFVNALPVFIASDPEWAAKFTEAGVPIVGDDIKSQVGATITHRVMAKLFEDRGVELQRTYQLNFGGNMDFMNMLERKRLQSKKISKTQSVTSQIPHEMAKADVHIGPSDHVPWLDDRKWAYVRLEGRSFGDTPLNLEYKLEVWDSPNSAGVIIDAVRAAKIALDRGIGGPILSASSYFMKSPPEQYSDDDAFEAVEAFIRGDVER encoded by the coding sequence ATGGGCGAGAACCGCCAGAGCGTGCGGGTGGCCATCGTCGGCGTCGGCAACTGTGCGGCGTCGCTGGTCCAAGGCGTGCATTACTACCGTGACGCCGACCCTGCCGCCCGCGTGCCAGGTCTTATGCACGTGCAGTTCGGGGACTACCACGTGCGCGACATCGAGTTCGTCGCCGCGTTCGACGTCGACGCCAAGAAGGTCGGGCGCGACCTGTCCGAGGCCATCGTGGCCAGCGAGAACAACACGATCAAGATCTGTGACGTCCCGCCGACCGGGGTGACGGTCCAGCGCGGCCACACTCTCGACGGGCTGGGCGAGTTCTACCGCGAGATCATCACCGAGTCCGACGAGGAGCCGGCCGATGTGGTCGCGACGCTGCGCGAGGCGGAGGTCGACGTGCTGGTGTCGTACCTGCCGGTGGGCTCCGAGGACGCCGACCGCTTCTACGCGCAGTGCGCGATCGACGCGGGTGTCGCGTTCGTCAACGCCCTGCCGGTGTTCATCGCGTCGGACCCGGAGTGGGCGGCCAAGTTCACCGAGGCGGGCGTCCCGATCGTCGGCGACGACATCAAGTCCCAGGTCGGCGCGACGATCACGCACCGGGTCATGGCGAAGCTGTTCGAGGACCGCGGCGTCGAGCTGCAGCGGACCTACCAGCTGAACTTCGGCGGCAACATGGACTTCATGAACATGCTGGAGCGCAAGCGCCTGCAGTCCAAGAAGATCTCCAAGACGCAGTCGGTCACCTCGCAGATCCCGCACGAGATGGCCAAGGCCGACGTGCACATCGGCCCGTCGGACCACGTGCCGTGGCTCGACGACCGCAAGTGGGCGTACGTGCGCCTCGAGGGCCGTTCCTTCGGTGACACCCCCCTGAACCTCGAGTACAAGCTCGAGGTGTGGGACTCGCCGAACTCCGCGGGCGTCATCATCGACGCCGTGCGCGCCGCGAAGATCGCGCTCGACCGCGGCATCGGGGGCCCGATCCTGTCGGCGTCCTCGTACTTCATGAAGTCGCCGCCGGAGCAGTACTCCGACGACGACGCGTTCGAGGCGGTCGAGGCCTTCATCAGGGGCGACGTCGAACGCTGA
- a CDS encoding PhoX family protein gives MPDGRIDLPLLTTNHPLGRQAVTCEYRCGNACSHDAPNTSGNAYFGDVVRSIVSRRGMLKAGAVLAVAGAGAAALGGAAAADDDSAEQAENGDRHRRPRGMDFKPVAPNTADQVTVPEGYVQSVVIGWGDAVLPGAPAFKFDEQSAAAQAKQFGFNNDFCGLVPLWRDQYLMVSNHEYSTESFMFKGYDSAKPTEEQVKIGWAAHGMSVVVVERDRRTGKITPKLDRRYNRRITATSTFDVDGPAAGSDFLKTKADPTGRKVLGTLNNCAGGVTPWGTVLSGEENFNQYFANGKDVTDPATKARLARYGLASGPSGRKWERFDDRFDVVKEPNEVNRFGWIVEVDPLEPGENPVKHTALGRFKHEGANIHVARDGRVVAYMGDDERFDYIYKFVSKERMRPGNSRYARAHNKKLLSEGTLYVAQFTGDSPDFTPGVLPADGAYDGVGKWIPLAAGDKSFVDGFTAEEVYVFTRLAADKVGATKMDRPEDVEANPRTGLVYAALTNNTDRGKPGKEGPTEINPRGLNRHGHVLEWEEAGGDNTALTFSWRLLLVCGDPNASDTYFGGYDKTQVSPISCPDNLAFDRHGNLWISTDGNQLGSNDGLFATATSGPERGHLKQFLTVSTGAETCGPVIEDKFVLVSVQHPGELDDASADNPLAHWPDGGNSQPRSAVVAVWKPGHRIGS, from the coding sequence GTGCCTGACGGCCGCATCGATCTGCCGCTGTTAACCACGAACCACCCGCTCGGCCGACAGGCGGTGACCTGTGAGTACCGCTGCGGCAACGCCTGCTCGCACGACGCCCCCAACACCTCGGGCAACGCCTACTTCGGCGATGTCGTCCGTTCGATCGTCAGCCGCCGCGGCATGCTCAAGGCGGGCGCCGTGCTCGCCGTCGCGGGCGCGGGCGCGGCTGCCCTGGGCGGGGCCGCCGCCGCCGACGACGACAGCGCGGAGCAGGCCGAGAACGGCGACCGCCACCGCCGTCCCCGCGGCATGGACTTCAAGCCGGTCGCGCCGAACACCGCCGACCAGGTGACCGTCCCCGAGGGCTACGTGCAGTCGGTCGTCATCGGCTGGGGCGACGCGGTGCTGCCGGGGGCGCCCGCGTTCAAGTTCGACGAGCAGTCCGCCGCGGCGCAGGCGAAGCAGTTCGGCTTCAACAACGACTTCTGCGGACTCGTCCCGCTGTGGCGTGACCAGTACCTGATGGTCTCCAACCACGAGTACAGCACCGAGTCCTTCATGTTCAAGGGCTACGACTCCGCCAAGCCGACCGAGGAGCAGGTCAAGATCGGCTGGGCGGCGCATGGCATGTCCGTCGTCGTGGTGGAGCGCGACCGGCGCACCGGCAAGATCACGCCGAAGCTGGACCGCCGCTACAACCGTCGGATCACCGCGACCTCGACGTTCGACGTCGACGGACCCGCGGCGGGCAGCGACTTCCTCAAGACCAAGGCCGACCCGACCGGGCGCAAGGTGCTCGGCACGCTGAACAACTGCGCGGGCGGCGTCACGCCGTGGGGCACGGTCCTGTCCGGCGAGGAGAACTTCAACCAGTACTTCGCCAACGGCAAGGACGTCACCGACCCGGCCACCAAGGCGCGGCTGGCCCGCTACGGCCTCGCGAGCGGCCCCAGCGGCCGCAAGTGGGAGCGGTTCGACGACCGGTTCGACGTCGTCAAGGAGCCCAACGAGGTCAACCGGTTCGGCTGGATCGTCGAGGTCGACCCGCTGGAGCCCGGCGAGAACCCGGTGAAGCACACCGCGCTCGGCCGGTTCAAGCACGAGGGCGCCAACATCCACGTCGCGCGCGACGGCCGCGTGGTCGCGTACATGGGTGACGACGAGCGCTTCGACTACATCTACAAGTTCGTCTCCAAGGAGCGGATGCGCCCGGGCAACAGCCGCTACGCGCGCGCCCACAACAAGAAGCTCCTCAGCGAGGGCACGCTCTACGTCGCGCAGTTCACCGGCGACAGCCCGGACTTCACCCCGGGCGTGCTGCCCGCGGACGGGGCCTACGACGGCGTCGGCAAGTGGATCCCGCTCGCCGCGGGCGACAAGTCCTTTGTGGACGGCTTCACCGCCGAGGAGGTCTACGTCTTCACCCGGCTGGCCGCCGACAAGGTGGGCGCCACGAAGATGGACCGCCCGGAGGACGTCGAGGCCAACCCGCGCACCGGGCTGGTCTACGCGGCGCTGACCAACAACACCGACCGCGGCAAGCCCGGCAAGGAAGGCCCCACGGAGATCAACCCGCGCGGCCTCAACCGGCACGGACACGTGCTGGAGTGGGAGGAAGCGGGCGGCGACAACACCGCGCTCACCTTCTCCTGGCGGCTGCTGCTGGTCTGCGGCGACCCGAACGCGTCGGACACCTACTTCGGCGGGTACGACAAGACCCAGGTCAGCCCGATCTCCTGCCCGGACAACCTGGCGTTCGACCGGCACGGCAACCTGTGGATCTCCACCGACGGCAACCAGCTCGGCTCCAACGACGGCCTGTTCGCCACCGCGACCAGCGGCCCGGAGCGTGGTCACCTCAAGCAGTTCCTCACCGTCTCGACGGGTGCGGAGACCTGTGGCCCGGTGATCGAGGACAAGTTCGTCCTGGTGTCGGTGCAGCACCCGGGCGAACTGGACGACGCCAGCGCGGACAACCCGCTCGCGCACTGGCCCGACGGTGGCAACAGCCAGCCGCGGTCGGCCGTCGTGGCGGTCTGGAAGCCCGGCCACCGCATCGGTTCCTGA
- a CDS encoding DUF5318 domain-containing protein, whose translation MRTQRQVVDYALQRRALLAGVHSGRVGTFEVCDANPYLLRAAKFHGVPTEVTCPVCRKEQLTHVNWVYGEELKHASGSARAPEELVKMSTMFEEFSVYTVEVCRTCSWNHLVQSYVLGKGGVRAPKPRRRTAAE comes from the coding sequence GTGCGAACGCAACGGCAGGTAGTCGACTACGCATTGCAGCGCCGCGCGCTGCTGGCGGGAGTCCACTCGGGTCGTGTCGGCACCTTCGAGGTGTGCGACGCGAACCCGTACCTGCTGCGTGCCGCCAAGTTCCACGGCGTACCGACCGAGGTGACCTGCCCGGTCTGCCGCAAAGAACAGCTGACCCACGTCAACTGGGTCTACGGCGAAGAACTGAAACACGCGTCCGGCTCGGCGCGGGCCCCGGAGGAACTGGTCAAGATGTCGACCATGTTCGAGGAGTTCAGCGTCTACACGGTCGAAGTTTGCCGCACCTGTTCATGGAACCACCTGGTGCAGTCATACGTCCTGGGTAAGGGGGGCGTGCGCGCGCCCAAACCCCGTAGGAGGACGGCGGCGGAGTGA
- a CDS encoding SDR family oxidoreductase: MTERPLALITGASRGIGAAIALALGNTHSLLLGGRDTEALDAVADHLPDARPWPVELTDDAAVAKAAADIDRLDVLVHSAGVARVAPLTESPADLWRSMYELNVVAVAELTRLLLPALRAAKGHVVLINSGAGQNANPNWGPYAASKFALRAYADVLRAEEESAGLRVTSVYPGRTATDMQRTVRADEGAAFEPERYLTPESVAELVRTAIAATPDAHPTDLVIRSRPVR; encoded by the coding sequence ATGACCGAGCGACCTCTGGCCCTGATCACCGGCGCGTCCCGCGGCATCGGCGCCGCCATCGCCCTGGCCCTGGGGAACACGCATTCCCTGCTGCTGGGCGGCCGCGACACCGAGGCACTGGACGCCGTGGCCGACCACCTGCCCGACGCCCGCCCGTGGCCCGTCGAGCTGACCGACGACGCGGCGGTGGCGAAGGCCGCGGCGGACATCGACCGCCTCGACGTCCTGGTCCACTCCGCCGGAGTCGCCCGCGTCGCCCCGCTGACGGAGTCCCCCGCCGACCTCTGGCGCTCGATGTACGAGCTCAACGTCGTCGCCGTCGCGGAACTAACCCGCCTGCTCCTGCCCGCCTTGCGCGCGGCCAAGGGCCACGTCGTCCTGATCAACTCCGGCGCGGGCCAGAACGCCAACCCCAACTGGGGCCCTTACGCCGCAAGCAAGTTCGCCCTCCGCGCCTACGCCGACGTCCTGCGCGCCGAGGAGGAATCGGCGGGCCTGCGCGTCACCTCGGTCTACCCGGGCCGCACCGCCACGGACATGCAGCGGACCGTCCGCGCGGACGAGGGCGCCGCCTTCGAGCCGGAGCGCTACCTGACCCCGGAGTCGGTGGCCGAACTGGTCCGAACCGCGATCGCCGCCACCCCGGACGCCCACCCGACGGACCTGGTGATCCGCTCCCGCCCGGTCCGCTGA